A single region of the Mustela lutreola isolate mMusLut2 chromosome 2, mMusLut2.pri, whole genome shotgun sequence genome encodes:
- the TLE5 gene encoding TLE family member 5 isoform X1, whose protein sequence is MSLALVQGSSHLPQQLKFTTSDSCDRIKDEFQLLQAQYHSLKLECDKLASEKSEMQRHYVMYYEMSYGLNIEMHKQAEIVKRLNGICAQVLPYLSQEHQQQVLGAIERAKQVTAPELNSIIRQQLQAHQLSQLQALALPLTPLPVGLQPPSLPAVSAGTGLLSLSALGSQAHLSKEDKNGHDGDTHQEDDGEKSD, encoded by the exons ATGTCCCTGGCACTCGTCCAG GGCTCGTCTCACCTACCCCAGCAACTCAAATTCACCACCTCGGACTCCTGCGACCGCATCAAAGACGAGTTTCAGCTGCTGCAGGCTCAGTACCACAG CCTCAAGCTGGAATGTGACAAGCTGGCCAGCGAGAAGTCAGAGATGCAGCGTCATTATGTGATG TACTATGAGATGTCCTACGGCTTGAACATTGAGATGCACAAGCAG gcTGAAATCGTCAAGAGGCTAAATGGGATTTGTGCCCAGGTCCTACCCTACCTTTCCCAAGAG caccaGCAGCAGGTCTTGGGAGCCATCGAGAGGGCTAAGCAGGTCACCGCTCCTGAGCTGAACTCCATCATCCGG CAGCAGCTCCAAGCCCATCAGCTGTCCCAGCTTCAGGCTCTGGCCTTGCCCCTGACCCCACTGCCCGTGGGGCTGCAGCCGCCCTCGCTGCCCGCGGTCAGCGCTGGCACCGGCCTCCTCTCGCTGTCCGCGCTGGGCTCCCAGGCCCACCTCTCCAAGGAAGACAAGAATGGGCATGACGGGGACA
- the TLE5 gene encoding TLE family member 5 isoform X2 — MQARSRGRREPRGMLPDTGSSHLPQQLKFTTSDSCDRIKDEFQLLQAQYHSLKLECDKLASEKSEMQRHYVMYYEMSYGLNIEMHKQAEIVKRLNGICAQVLPYLSQEHQQQVLGAIERAKQVTAPELNSIIRQQLQAHQLSQLQALALPLTPLPVGLQPPSLPAVSAGTGLLSLSALGSQAHLSKEDKNGHDGDTHQEDDGEKSD, encoded by the exons ATGCAGGCCCGGAGTCGGGGGCGGCGGGAGCCGAGGGGCATGCTGCCGGACACA GGCTCGTCTCACCTACCCCAGCAACTCAAATTCACCACCTCGGACTCCTGCGACCGCATCAAAGACGAGTTTCAGCTGCTGCAGGCTCAGTACCACAG CCTCAAGCTGGAATGTGACAAGCTGGCCAGCGAGAAGTCAGAGATGCAGCGTCATTATGTGATG TACTATGAGATGTCCTACGGCTTGAACATTGAGATGCACAAGCAG gcTGAAATCGTCAAGAGGCTAAATGGGATTTGTGCCCAGGTCCTACCCTACCTTTCCCAAGAG caccaGCAGCAGGTCTTGGGAGCCATCGAGAGGGCTAAGCAGGTCACCGCTCCTGAGCTGAACTCCATCATCCGG CAGCAGCTCCAAGCCCATCAGCTGTCCCAGCTTCAGGCTCTGGCCTTGCCCCTGACCCCACTGCCCGTGGGGCTGCAGCCGCCCTCGCTGCCCGCGGTCAGCGCTGGCACCGGCCTCCTCTCGCTGTCCGCGCTGGGCTCCCAGGCCCACCTCTCCAAGGAAGACAAGAATGGGCATGACGGGGACA
- the TLE5 gene encoding TLE family member 5 isoform X3, whose product MMFPQSRHSGSSHLPQQLKFTTSDSCDRIKDEFQLLQAQYHSLKLECDKLASEKSEMQRHYVMYYEMSYGLNIEMHKQAEIVKRLNGICAQVLPYLSQEHQQQVLGAIERAKQVTAPELNSIIRQQLQAHQLSQLQALALPLTPLPVGLQPPSLPAVSAGTGLLSLSALGSQAHLSKEDKNGHDGDTHQEDDGEKSD is encoded by the exons ATGATGTTTCCACAAAGCAGGCATTCG GGCTCGTCTCACCTACCCCAGCAACTCAAATTCACCACCTCGGACTCCTGCGACCGCATCAAAGACGAGTTTCAGCTGCTGCAGGCTCAGTACCACAG CCTCAAGCTGGAATGTGACAAGCTGGCCAGCGAGAAGTCAGAGATGCAGCGTCATTATGTGATG TACTATGAGATGTCCTACGGCTTGAACATTGAGATGCACAAGCAG gcTGAAATCGTCAAGAGGCTAAATGGGATTTGTGCCCAGGTCCTACCCTACCTTTCCCAAGAG caccaGCAGCAGGTCTTGGGAGCCATCGAGAGGGCTAAGCAGGTCACCGCTCCTGAGCTGAACTCCATCATCCGG CAGCAGCTCCAAGCCCATCAGCTGTCCCAGCTTCAGGCTCTGGCCTTGCCCCTGACCCCACTGCCCGTGGGGCTGCAGCCGCCCTCGCTGCCCGCGGTCAGCGCTGGCACCGGCCTCCTCTCGCTGTCCGCGCTGGGCTCCCAGGCCCACCTCTCCAAGGAAGACAAGAATGGGCATGACGGGGACA